A window of the Torulaspora globosa chromosome 6, complete sequence genome harbors these coding sequences:
- the PTA1 gene encoding RNA-processing protein PTA1 (ancestral locus Anc_7.28), translating to MSLSEMDQLYQAQKLAMENSPEQMLPKVLETAASLYISEGTAPPLKRELARFTARLLLDVITHDSVASAQKPFIASQHLDCLWSISRNVKDLIAYKYSVLAFSACYPLLFDLVAKTSNQEMWNVMQEMRGFIASNWNTTYPLELSTSDSDPFLSARKNIGCRLATAKFLSQIIIVHTSRNGNNLKAGSVSISSVPDSHPVISNKPQLESEAKKFLDLLLNYLIEEPMMVSSVFNGVLNCLAFIMKQRPQATMRILSGLLKFNVDAKYQADDVSVLNYRLSKRFVERCYKNFVQFGLKSQLIKSSGQMASQQMKLSKISQTLHIIGEETKSKGILNFDAEQVENKITNKEKQKYLVLKRKQTTAKVNRSTATPMMSPPAGAASSTPQPGNSASPPVEELPVDTTGSMLLDLQKYTMSKNNIAGFFNNSPIAIDTSYCAIYSLMNSKNSEQDVSKLPQDVMIKLCSEAFYSTDTTKMISGLSIVASRYTDLMNKVSQLQQQQQQQQETGISKRKVEEEDEASDSKRIKKEDEVALSSNVADNEGKLEDEYDYDAAKDQKHTEVDLIKPQAMTEEEKMKHLERIVQHIMDVSNNDESSEVNTALVKDQGPLEKIKLLQWSNKESWLHILTRLCTRGVSHRDNMSNFIRQTLYDYFMNDFNGRIGMALEWLGEEWYYESISNEPSNNYPNYDHWSSKFLDGLIPFLENQHRRIFIRLMSELPRIEQLHIDKVRPICLDPARSSLGFQTLKFLVMFRPPVKPMVKTLLEQIMQEDLTVKEQCNAILVKFYQ from the coding sequence ATGTCGCTGTCGGAGATGGACCAATTGTACCAGGCCCAGAAGTTGGCTATGGAAAATAGCCCGGAGCAAATGCTCCCTAAAGTGTTGGAGacagcagcttctttgtATATATCTGAGGGAACAGCTCCACCATTGAAGAGGGAGCTGGCCCGATTTACTGCACGATTACTCCTTGATGTGATCACTCACGATAGTGTCGCGTCTGCTCAGAAACCGTTTATCGCATCTCAACATTTGGATTGTCTGTGGTCTATAAGTCGCAATGTGAAAGACTTGATAGCATATAAATATTCAGTCTTGGCATTTTCTGCGTGTTATCCATTGTTATTTGACTTGGTAGCCAAGACGTCAAACCAGGAGATGTGGAATGTCATGCAAGAGATGAGAGGTTTTATCGCGTCCAACTGGAACACCACATATCCTTTGGAGCTCTCTACAAGTGACAGCGATCCGTTTCTCAGCGCCAGAAAGAACATAGGCTGCAGACTCGCGACAGCCAAGTTTTTATCGCAGATCATTATCGTTCACACTTCAAGAAATGGTAACAACTTGAAGGCTGGTTCTGTTAGCATCTCATCCGTCCCAGATAGTCATCCTGTCATCTCAAACAAGCCGCAGCTGGAATCTGAAGCGAAAAAATTCTTAGACCTCTTGCTCAACTATTTAATCGAGGAACCCATGATGGTCAGCTCGGTTTTCAATGGAGTTCTTAATTGCCTTGCCTTTATCATGAAACAGAGACCTCAAGCTACCATGAGGATCCTATCAGGTCTGCTGAAGTTTAATGTGGATGCCAAATATCAAGCTGACGACGTATCGGTGTTGAACTACAGATTGAGCAAGAGGTTTGTCGAGCGTTGCTACAAGAATTTCGTTCAATTCGGATTAAAATCGCAGCTAATAAAGAGTAGTGGACAAATGGCTTCTCAGCAAATGAAATTATCCAAGATTTCGCAGACTCTTCATATTATCGGTGAAGAGACAAAGAGTAAAGGTATCTTGAACTTTGACGCCGAGCAAGTTGAGAATAAAATCACCAATAAAGAAAAGCAAAAGTACCTGGttctgaagaggaagcagacTACTGCCAAGGTGAACAGAAGCACTGCCACACCCATGATGAGTCCTCCCGCAGGCGCTGCTTCATCTACTCCACAACCAGGCAACAGTGCCTCACCCcctgttgaagaattaCCTGTCGATACCACTGGATCAATGTTACTCGACCTCCAGAAGTACACAATGTCTAAGAACAATATTGCCGGTTTTTTTAACAACTCACCAATAGCTATTGATACTTCATACTGTGCTATCTATTCATTGATGAATAGCAAAAACTCTGAACAGGACGTATCAAAGCTGCCGCAAGATGTTATGATCAAACTCTGCAGTGAGGCATTCTATTCTACAGATACCACTAAGATGATTTCGGGGCTGTCTATTGTCGCCTCCAGGTACACTGACCTGATGAATAAGGTCTCACAgctgcaacagcaacagcagcaacagcaagaaACTGGCATCAGCAAGCGgaaagttgaagaagaggatgaggCCTCAGACTCAAAGAGGATAAAAAAGGAGGATGAAGTCGCACTTTCATCAAATGTAGCAGACAACGAAGGTaagctcgaagatgaatATGATTACGACGCTGCCAAGGATCAAAAACATACAGAGGTTGACCTCATCAAACCGCAGGCGATGaccgaggaggaaaagatgaaacaCCTCGAACGAATCGTGCAACATATAATGGACGTGAGCAACAATGATGAGTCGTCAGAAGTAAACACAGCACTTGTCAAGGATCAGGGTCCcttggaaaagatcaagcTACTTCAATGGAGCAACAAAGAGTCTTGGCTTCATATTTTGACTAGGCTCTGCACAAGAGGCGTCAGCCATCGGGACAACATGAGTAATTTTATTCGACAAACTCTGTACGATTACTTCATGAACGATTTCAACGGCCGAATCGGAATGGCACTAGAGTGGCTTGGCGAGGAATGGTATTATGAGTCCATATCAAATGAGCCATCTAATAACTATCCAAACTACGACCATTGGTCATCGAAATTTTTAGACGGTCTGATTCCATTCCTCGAGAACCAACATAGAAGAATCTTCATAAGGCTCATGAGCGAGTTACCTAGAATCGAGCAACTACACATCGACAAAGTAAGGCCCATTTGTCTCGATCCTGCTAGAAGCTCGCTGGGTTTTCAAACGTTAAAGTTTCTTGTCATGTTCAGGCCTCCGGTGAAGCCAATGGTCAAGACCCTGTTAGAGCAAATCATGCAGGAAGACTTGACGGTCAAGGAGCAATGTAATGCGATCCTAGTCAAGTTTTACCAATGA
- the VTS1 gene encoding Vts1p (ancestral locus Anc_7.27): MITMNNAFEEFASGSQSPYNLGRSAHPGAVLLSPQSSAMNLSNSAASTGILSPQLTSQSHGLSFDEILDQQSALLDPSAQHSQQQPSMQQPGPLPTSSSAAGSAVMSPMIQSPSRTPANIPTSSMFLESFTRPSSSSLLGMHNRSKSCNKEQAQGKQQPQSASSKQLQPRPAEANPVVNFTQDINQLCSWMSMLSSSQQNVVMDNLLSTLNEDVLHYTKLKLDSLINSGYLSPQIPAIASPVPNREAYSIANLDSVFSDGKLADNDTKPGERIDPMIENSAIYQKWSPQPASVTQPIYDYIKDMNQRPKSADPHVSRMNVNLIGKKGTNGIHGYTANNGYYFMPGKSRAATSDFENNNSQNFYGGNRSQNGASSHATTSSHNSHSQSPDRSAGGTASITPTASAATNPSTNSVPGVSSGTGHGSSMNPRTLTDPRLLTNIPMWLKALRLHKYSDALSSKKWDELIYLDDETLEKMGISALGARRKLLKAFAIVKDHKEQGLIDQTAYV; encoded by the coding sequence ATGATCACCATGAATAATGCATTTGAGGAATTTGCATCCGGAAGCCAATCGCCCTATAACTTAGGAAGAAGTGCCCATCCTGGAGCGGTTCTCTTATCGCCGCAATCGAGTGCCATGAATTTGAGTAACAGCGCGGCTAGTACAGGAATCCTGTCACCCCAATTGACGTCCCAGTCGCACGGTTTGTCGTTTGACGAAATTTTGGATCAGCAATCTGCGTTGTTAGATCCGTCTGCTCAACACtcacagcagcagccatCAATGCAACAACCGGGCCCCCTTCCCACCTCATCTTCAGCAGCCGGTTCTGCTGTGATGTCGCCCATGATACAATCACCATCTCGCACCCCTGCAAATATTCCAACTTCGTCGATGTTTTTAGAATCTTTCACAAGACCCTCGAGCAGTAGCCTGTTAGGGATGCACAACCGTTCCAAATCGTGTAACAAAGAACAGGCCCAAGGCAAACAACAGCCTCAGAGTGCGAGCTCGAAACAATTGCAGCCGAGGCCTGCAGAGGCAAATCCCGTCGTGAACTTCACTCAAGATATCAATCAGCTGTGCTCTTGGATGTCAATGTTGAGCAGTTCCCAACAAAACGTTGTTATGGATAATCTTCTGTCAACTTTGAACGAGGACGTTCTCCACTACACCAAACTAAAGCTCGATAGTTTGATCAACAGTGGTTATCTGTCGCCGCAAATTCCTGCAATTGCCTCTCCGGTTCCCAACAGAGAGGCGTACTCCATCGCGAATCTAGACTCTGTGTTCTCTGATGGCAAGTTAGCCGACAATGATACCAAGCCTGGCGAGCGTATTGATCCTATGATTGAGAACTCGGCGATCTACCAAAAGTGGTCGCCGCAGCCAGCGTCTGTGACCCAACCGATTTACGATTACATCAAGGATATGAATCAGAGACCTAAATCTGCTGATCCTCACGTTTCGAGAATGAACGTGAATCTCATCGGTAAGAAAGGAACCAATGGAATCCACGGTTACACGGCGAATAATGGCTATTACTTCATGCCTGGAAAGAGCAGAGCTGCAACCAgtgattttgaaaacaaCAATAGCCAGAATTTTTATGGCGGGAACCGTTCGCAAAATGGAGCTTCCTCGCATGCGACCACAAGCTCTCACAACTCTCACTCCCAGTCTCCCGATCGCTCAGCTGGCGGTACTGCAAGCATCACTCCCACAGCGAGCGCCGCTACGAATCCATCTACAAACTCGGTGCCGGGCGTATCCAGCGGTACTGGACATGGCTCTTCGATGAACCCAAGAACATTAACCGACCCTCGCCTTTTAACCAACATTCCCATGTGGttgaaagctttgagaTTGCACAAGTACTCTGACGCAttgagctcgaagaaatgGGACGAACTGATTTACCTGGACGACGAGACTCTAGAAAAGATGGGTATTAGCGCGCTGGGTGCGCGCCgcaagctgctgaaggcTTTTGCGATAGTAAAAGATCATAAAGAGCAAGGTTTGATTGATCAAACCGCCTATGTATAA
- the PDE2 gene encoding 3',5'-cyclic-nucleotide phosphodiesterase PDE2 (ancestral locus Anc_7.26), protein MSTLFVVGEVERAEVTRALDALAGVCDRRVQVADLPGLFVRLYSDRLAGSRWNYEEGVSVVVHAGGSAESRELDATFRAFLPVFNLVALEQRAAAARLPELLRELPAQNAACRDRIRRMAHWMYYGGSGSCSSRVYSIVRQLRATGEPRSAARAIPSAVEAVDFVSLLAGATRGGEPRYWRLLSTWGFQPHSLGAAELVYCAFVLLRKLSADAGVGLSDNRLLLFLFTLEASYHQVNKFHNFRHAVDVMQATWRLCENIIDDRLQVLLLSMAAIGHDIGHPGSNNMLLTKFGAPVATAYGESVLENMHKDFFQQLLKSQWPQLLGLSQSLCKGESQYNLIAETILATDMALHAEYVDKLKENHRIDNLKMLTSLIIKAADISNVTRPLAISAQWAYLITLEFRDCSLLEEYQAKGDGGQSAPQDEESGHTNSGRLLSPDELVDKYPCIPGGQIFFIDTFAEQFFKEFCQKFPELNFLIDNVQSNKKFWLEKL, encoded by the coding sequence ATGTCTACGCTGTTCGTGGTTGGCGAGGTCGAGCGTGCAGAGGTGACACGGGCGTTGGACGCCCTGGCAGGCGTGTGTGACCGACGGGTGCAGGTGGCGGATCTGCCGGGGCTGTTCGTTCGGTTGTACAGCGACCGGCTGGCGGGCAGCCGGTGGAACTACGAGGAGGGCGTGTCCGTGGTGGTGCACGCGGGGGGCAGCGCGGAGTCGCGCGAGCTGGACGCCACGTTCAGGGCGTTCCTGCCGGTGTTCAACCTGGTGGCGCTCGAGCAGCGCGCGGCAGCGGCACGGCTGCCGGAGCTGCTGCGGGAGCTGCCCGCACAGAACGCGGCGTGCCGCGACCGCATCCGGCGCATGGCGCACTGGATGTACTACGGCGGCTCGGGCAGCTGCTCGAGCAGGGTGTACTCGATCGTCAGACAGCTGCGGGCGACGGGCGAGCCGCGGTCCGCGGCTCGCGCGATACCGAGCGCGGTGGAGGCGGTCGACTTTGTGTCGCTGCTGGCGGGCGCGACGCGGGGCGGCGAGCCGCGGTACTGGCGGCTATTGTCGACGTGGGGCTTCCAGCCGCACTCTCTGGGTGCCGCCGAGCTGGTGTATTGCGCGTTCGTTCTGCTGAGGAAGCTCTCTGCGGACGCCGGCGTCGGACTTTCGGACAAcaggctgctgctgtttctgtTCACGCTGGAAGCGTCGTACCACCAGGTGAACAAGTTCCACAACTTCAGGCACGCGGTAGACGTGATGCAGGCGACGTGGCGGCTGTGCGAGAACATAATAGACGACCGCTTGCAGGTGCTGCTGCTCTCAATGGCCGCGATCGGCCACGACATCGGACATCCGGGCTCGAACAACATGCTGCTGACAAAGTTCGGGGCGCCCGTGGCAACGGCGTACGGCGAGTCCGTGCTGGAGAACATGCACAAGGACtttttccagcagctgctgaagagtCAGTGGCCGCAGCTGCTGGGGCTGAGCCAGAGTCTGTGCAAGGGAGAGTCGCAGTACAACCTGATCGCGGAGACCATCCTGGCGACCGATATGGCGCTGCATGCGGAGTACGTGGATAAGCTGAAGGAAAACCACAGGATCGACAACCTGAAGATGCTGACGTCTTTGATCATAAAGGCTGCCGACATCTCAAACGTCACGAGACCGCTTGCTATCTCTGCCCAGTGGGCGTATCTGATAACGCTCGAGTTCAGAGACTGCTCGTTGCTGGAGGAGTATCAGGCGAAGGGCGACGGCGGCCAGAGCGCGCCGCAAGACGAAGAATCCGGACATACGAACAGCGGCCGGCTGTTGTCGCCGGACGAGTTGGTGGATAAATATCCGTGCATTCCCGGAGGTCAgatttttttcattgaCACCTTCGCCGAacagttcttcaaagagttctGCCAGAAATTCCCGGAGTTGAACTTCCTGATAGATAATGTGCAATCGAACAAGAAGTTTTGGCTGGAAAAACTGTAG
- the GCV3 gene encoding glycine decarboxylase subunit H (ancestral locus Anc_7.25) yields MFGVARAVVGRSSAAGVLRVFARAQSSNALTKTGLPFTYSGAGPSTVLYTSQHEWIAAHQDGTAFVGITRYAADALGDATYVELPETGSSLEKGESLGSVESVKSASEIYQPVAGEVVEANAALEEAPQLINKDPMGDGWIAKIRIGDASELQSAELLTLEAYERSLKEDQHE; encoded by the coding sequence ATGTTTGGAGTTGCAAGAGCGGTAGTCGGGCGCAGCAGCGCGGCAGGAGTGTTGCGGGTGTTTGCGAGAGCGCAGTCGTCGAATGCTTTGACCAAGACGGGTCTTCCTTTCACGTACTCGGGCGCGGGGCCGTCGACAGTGCTGTACACGAGCCAGCACGAGTGGATCGCGGCACACCAGGACGGAACAGCGTTTGTCGGGATCACCAGGTACGCGGCAGACGCGCTCGGGGACGCTACGTACGTGGAGCTGCCCGAGACGGGCAGCTCGCTGGAAAAGGGCGAGTCGCTCGGGTCGGTGGAGTCGGTCAAGTCTGCGTCCGAGATCTACCAGCCGGTGGCGGGAGAGGTGGTCGAGGCGAACGCGGCGCTCGAGGAGGCGCCGCAGCTGATCAACAAGGACCCGATGGGCGACGGGTGGATCGCCAAGATCAGGATCGGCGACGCCAGCGAGCTGCAGAGCGCAGAGCTGCTCACGCTGGAGGCGTACGAGAGGTCTCTGAAGGAGGACCAGCACGAGTAG
- a CDS encoding uncharacterized protein (Rover element) gives MSGANTHATPIVIQQDMPFTKTSSLSAPISSRSCPATPAEMIRSTPNTTLKVKKSPKKSPSRWMERSSFKIHFTLLNLNNKKRAKCIYCGKTFREGESTGNLSKHITAVHPSALKSKKPKGSNLKTLDMLPRRSKSLRLSESLVQECQKNPQALQTLLLISEGFLPFNFVRLLSWRLINQTNPANAFIQSRTTLSTKINLFKRYLNETLHCNLKDTTMVNIQLDIWTSPSNISFLAVMVSFAPNILNMESLELANDAKILLNNRGESRNCHLLEFISLGHKRHTGLNIYKVFKEILDRHNLVDKLGTITMDNATNNESFHKSLVYDYLNKIKPSGHQMLGKVRFIRCANHVLNLIFGRIIKSLSEDLLFADAFSKVTKLAKIMRRSTAVNASLKEHGIPLIPYESQTRWIYSWRQVTVFLQNYDAYSEWFKALDTKSHTHIINRVQSDIRFEEKTIQMLTYFVKCCDIFGKLNFHFQNDEFNNLPQGVPLYYLLGHYYKLCLRAFAGNHIPKTPGMDFSYFNGPESLSLDDKRIVLQAIKDSCRCYEDYLSDIQVNPLFYVAVILDPTAKQDKLYEIMEDEEFTVRISEVNSFMRNYLKVQRFSCATEQERRKIPEACSDENLLSFNIRVAPDPSRHTGSAAMEAECNDGSLEEWVRYQREPVIAGNSRQEAIKWWYDHRHTYPMLFKLAMSLFYTKFTSCDVERCFSLAGRVVRKDRARLSHNNIGTLMILRDRFSNFGFYNGGLVSDAILDDDDFDINLDDSDHEREDSDDAIFEEWPQESWSPETPTAPRTPEDSLRQATDSPTPVG, from the coding sequence ATGTCAGGTGCTAACACTCATGCAACCCCGATTGTTATCCAGCAAGATATGCCGTTTACAAAGACTTCAAGCCTAAGCGCTCCTATTTCTTCGCGTTCATGCCCGGCAACACCAGCTGAAATGATCAGATCTACCCCGAACACAACgttgaaggtcaagaaaagtccaaagaaaagcccCTCACGTTGGATGGAGCgatcatctttcaagatacATTTTACCCTCCTGAATTTGAACAACAAAAAGAGAGCCAAATGTATTTACTGTGGGAAGACGTTTAGAGAGGGAGAATCGACCGGAAACTTGTCAAAGCATATTACCGCTGTCCATCCCAGTGCTctaaagagcaagaagccGAAAGGGAGCAATCTAAAAACTCTGGATATGCTTCCTAGGAGATCAAAGTCACTCAGACTGAGCGAATCTCTAGTGCAGGAATGCCAGAAAAACCCTCAGGCTCTACAAACACTACTTTTGATATCAGAGGGCTTTTTACCCTTCAACTTTGTGAGGCTTCTAAGTTGGAGGTTGATAAATCAAACGAACCCAGCCAATGCCTTCATCCAGTCTAGAACAACACTATCCACTAAAATTAATCTTTTTAAAAGGTACCTGAATGAGACCCTGCATTGCAACTTAAAAGACACCACCATGGTTAATATACAGTTGGATATATGGACTTCTCCTAGCAATATTTCATTCCTCGCGGTAATGGTTTCTTTCGCTCCGAATATCCTCAATATGGAATCACTGGAACTGGCCAATGATGCGAAAATCCTGCTGAACAACCGAGGGGAATCCCGCAACTGTCATCTACTAGAGTTCATTAGTCTGGGGCATAAGCGACACACTGGCTTAAACATATACAAGGTTTTCAAGGAGATTTTAGATAGACATAACCTTGTTGATAAGCTTGGAACTATAACCATGGACAACGCTACAAATAATGAGTCTTTTCACAAGAGTCTTGTCTATGACTACTTGAACAAAATAAAGCCTTCTGGACATCAAATGCTGGGCAAAGTTCGCTTTATCCGTTGCGCTAACCATGTGTtaaatttgatcttcgGGAGAATCATAAAGAGTTTGTCTGAAGACCTCTTATTTGCCGACGCCTTCAGTAAAGTGACCAAGCTGGCGAAAATCATGAGGCGCTCAACTGCGGTCAAtgcaagtttgaaagaacaTGGTATACCGCTTATACCATATGAATCACAAACCAGATGGATTTATTCCTGGAGACAAGTTACTGTTTTTTTACAGAATTATGATGCCTATTCGGAATGGTTTAAAGCACTCGACACAAAATCCCATACtcacatcatcaatcgAGTCCAGAGTGACATAAGATTTGAGGAAAAGACAATTCAAATGCTGACATACTTCGTTAAGTGCTGTGATATATTCGGTAAACTGAATTTCCATTTTCAGAATGATGAGTTTAACAATCTCCCTCAAGGCGTTCCTCTTTACTACCTACTAGGTCACTACTACAAACTGTGCTTACGTGCGTTTGCCGGAAACCATATTCCTAAAACTCCAGGCATGGATTTCTCTTATTTCAATGGCCCAGAGTCTCTATCTTTGGATGATAAAAGaattgttcttcaagcaatCAAAGATTCCTGCCGCTGCTACGAAGACTATTTATCTGATATCCAGGTGAATCCTCTATTCTACGTTGCAGTGATCCTAGATCCAACGGCAAAACAAGACAAGCTTTATGAAATAATGGAAGACGAGGAGTTCACGGTTAGAATAAGCGAAGTTAACTCATTCATGCGCAACTACCTGAAAGTACAGAGGTTTAGCTGTGCTACGGAACAGGAGCGGAGAAAGATTCCTGAAGCTTGTAGCGATGAAAACCTGCTGTCGTTTAATATCCGTGTCGCACCTGATCCGTCGAGGCATACCGGATCGGCTGCCATGGAAGCTGAGTGCAATGAtggaagtcttgaagaatgggtAAGATATCAGAGAGAGCCTGTAATCGCAGGAAACTCTAGACAGGAAGCGATAAAATGGTGGTATGACCACCGCCATACTTATCCGATGCTTTTTAAATTGGCAATGTCTTTGTTCTACACCAAGTTTACCTCCTGTGATGTGGAAAGGTGTTTCTCGCTCGCTGGCAGGGTTGTTAGGAAAGATCGAGCACGTTTAAGTCACAATAACATAGGaacgttgatgattttaaGGGATCgattttcaaattttggtTTTTATAATGGCGGCCTAGTATCCGATGCTATCttggatgatgatgatttcgaTATTAACCTTGACGATTCAGACCACGAGCGAGAAGACAGCGACGATGccatttttgaagaatggcCACAAGAATCCTGGTCTCCAGAAACTCCAACTGCTCCCCGGACACCCGAGGATTCTCTTAGACAGGCTACAGATAGTCCTACACCTGTGGGCTGA
- a CDS encoding reverse transcriptase/ribonuclease H family protein (Ty like retrotransposon), which produces MPFGLLNEPSTFSRYIADIFRDLPFVLVYLDDILVMSASKKEHIKHLDTVLQRLKDHQLIVKDKKCKFLQPKIEFLGYHISERCIRPMKDNSKAINAIPECETVRDAQRFLGMINYYRRFIPRCSMVARPLIDFTSKKTPWTQAQTKAFEELKRLLSSAPLLVPFHLDKEYRLTTDASKLGLGAVLEETENKKVTGVVGYFSKLLQGAQNNYPAGELELLGIIESLRPFKYLLHGKRFTLRTDDISLLTLKNRNEPSMGLARWLDELAEYDIELEYLKGPDNVVADTLPRNVAINAVDRLPTSEPSQRTPDVQKKRIGPR; this is translated from the coding sequence ATGCCGTTTGGGTTACTCAACGAACCATCCACCTTCTCAAGGTATATAGCTGACATCTTCCGCGATCTACCGTTCGTCCTAGTGTACCTCGATGACATCCTGGTAATGTCAGCGTCAAAGAAGGAACACATCAAACACTTAGATACGGTACTCCAACGATTAAAAGACCACCAGCTGATCgtcaaggacaagaagtGTAAATTCCTACAACCTAAGATCGAGTTTCTAGGATACCACATTTCCGAACGATGTATCCGACCAATGAAGGATAACAGCAAAGCGATAAACGCTATCCCTGAATGTGAGACTGTGCGGGACGCACAGCGATTCCTTGGCATGATAAATTATTATCGGCGTTTTATTCCTCGGTGCTCAATGGTAGCACGACCTTTGATAGACTTCACGTCAAAGAAAACACCATGGACTCAAGCCCAGACCAAGGCTTTCGAAGAGCTTAAGAGGCTCCTAAGTTCCGCACCCCTACTCGTACCCTTTCATCTCGACAAAGAATACCGCTTAACGACAGATGCTAGTAAACTAGGTCTCGGAGCGGTGCTAGAAGAAACGGAGAATAAAAAGGTAACAGGAGTAGTTGGATATTTCTCGAAATTGCTCCAAGGTGCCCAGAACAACTACCCGGCAGGAGAGCTGGAGCTGTTGGGCATTATCGAAAGCTTACGCCCCTTCAAATACTTGCTACACGGCAAGCGGTTTACCTTAAGGACAGATGATATCTCACTTCTCACATTAAAGAACAGAAACGAACCGTCAATGGGACTCGCAAGATGGTTAGACGAGTTGGCGGAATATGACATAGAACTAGAGTACCTTAAGGGACCTGATAACGTCGTGGCGGACAccttgccaagaaatgtGGCGATTAACGCGGTAGACCGCTTACCAACATCGGAACCATCACAAAGGACCCCAGACGTGCAAAAGAAGCGTATTGGGCCGCGGTAA
- the BOL1 gene encoding Bol1p (ancestral locus Anc_7.24), translating to MLRRLATRTMSTPPNRSIQGPIAQSITKKIHDNFPDLSHFELFNDSYKHAGHHGIADSANRIESHFRLELASDKFCGMSLPSRHRLVYGVLAGELGADRVHALQLTTRTLDEHKRRLDSST from the coding sequence ATGCTACGTAGACTCGCCACCCGCACGATGTCCACCCCGCCAAACAGGAGCATTCAGGGCCCGATTGCCCAGAGCATCACCAAGAAGATCCACGACAACTTCCCGGACCTGTCCCATTTCGAGCTATTCAACGACTCGTACAAGCACGCCGGCCACCACGGCATAGCAGACTCCGCCAACCGCATCGAGTCCCACTTCAGACTTGAGCTTGCCAGCGACAAGTTCTGCGGCATGAGCCTGCCCAGCAGACACCGTCTCGTCTACGGCGTGCTGGCCGGCGAGCTGGGCGCCGACCGCGTCCACGCCCTGCAGCTCACCACCAGAACGCTCGACGAGCACAAGAGACGCTTAGACAGTTCTACATAG
- the BOL3 gene encoding Bol3p (ancestral locus Anc_7.23) has protein sequence MTMILPLRLPARLAASRFVRGSLTRLYSLTAEESMIQEKLSKALQPKKLQVVDISGGCGSMFAIDVSSEKFKGLSIVKQHKLVNEILKEDIPRWHGLQLRTKAE, from the coding sequence ATGACCATGATACTGCCATTGAGATTGCCGGCCAGGTTAGCTGCCAGTCGTTTCGTGAGAGGTAGCTTGACACGTCTGTACTCGCTCACCGCAGAGGAATCGATGATTCAAGAGAAACTGAGTAAGGCGCTTCAGCCGAAGAAACTGCAGGTGGTGGATATCTCCGGCGGCTGCGGCTCGATGTTTGCCATCGACGTCAGCAGCGAGAAGTTCAAAGGCCTTTCGATTGTCAAGCAGCACAAACTGGTGAACGAGATCCTGAAGGAAGACATCCCCAGATGGCACGGACTGCAGCTGCGTACCAAAGCTGAGTGA